In Sagittula stellata E-37, a single genomic region encodes these proteins:
- a CDS encoding histone deacetylase family protein, whose product MRIFTSDAHLGHRARMEFVPGQMVPAIETPDRIDAVLRGLDRHGFAAPIEADPAAHEDLRLVHSEAFLAFLKSAWTEWEAAFGPELDGYGFVWPTRNAFGRIPEAIEGKIGHFCFDGVSGLTPGMWMASVGAAGAALAAARSVLAGEGHAFAACRPPGHHASADLMGGTSYLNNAALAAAWMANQGARVATVDIDAHHGNGTQSVFWARGDVLTTSLHIDPAHDYPYFTGYADERGEGAGAGLNLNAPLAVGSEGDAFLSSLSEVLSDVRRFSPDYLIVPLGVDGFVGDPVGKMSLSTKDFARIGDALADLGLPTVFTMEGGYSTEALETCVPMVLHPFRG is encoded by the coding sequence ATGCGCATATTCACCAGCGACGCTCACCTTGGCCACAGGGCACGGATGGAATTCGTGCCGGGGCAGATGGTCCCGGCCATCGAGACACCCGACCGCATCGACGCAGTGCTGCGCGGCCTCGACCGGCACGGGTTCGCGGCCCCGATCGAGGCCGACCCCGCCGCGCACGAGGATCTGCGCCTTGTCCATTCCGAGGCCTTTCTGGCTTTTCTGAAATCTGCCTGGACCGAGTGGGAAGCCGCCTTCGGCCCGGAGCTTGACGGCTACGGCTTCGTCTGGCCGACGCGCAACGCCTTTGGCCGGATTCCAGAGGCCATAGAGGGCAAGATCGGCCATTTCTGTTTCGACGGCGTCAGCGGGTTGACGCCCGGAATGTGGATGGCGAGCGTCGGTGCTGCAGGCGCGGCCCTTGCGGCGGCCCGGTCCGTTCTGGCGGGCGAGGGTCACGCCTTTGCGGCCTGCCGGCCGCCAGGCCACCACGCCTCGGCCGATCTCATGGGCGGGACGAGTTATCTGAACAACGCAGCCCTCGCCGCGGCTTGGATGGCCAATCAGGGTGCGCGGGTAGCGACAGTGGACATCGACGCCCACCACGGCAATGGCACGCAGTCTGTCTTCTGGGCGCGCGGCGACGTGCTGACCACCTCGCTGCACATAGACCCCGCCCATGATTATCCCTATTTCACCGGCTACGCAGACGAGCGTGGCGAAGGCGCTGGCGCGGGCCTTAATCTCAACGCGCCACTGGCGGTCGGCAGCGAGGGGGACGCCTTCCTCTCGTCACTCTCGGAGGTGCTGTCCGACGTTCGGCGGTTCTCGCCCGATTATCTGATCGTGCCGCTCGGCGTCGACGGCTTTGTCGGCGATCCAGTGGGCAAGATGTCCCTCTCAACAAAGGACTTCGCCCGGATCGGCGATGCACTGGCGGACCTCGGCCTCCCCACCGTCTTCACGATGGAGGGGGGCTATTCCACAGAGGCGCTCGAAACCTGCGTGCCGATGGTTTTGCACCCGTTTCGCGGCTGA